AGTGTTCCGACGTCGAAGAAGCGCGCTGGGGCTCGGTGACCAGAGTCCACCTTCCCGGAGGAGGACGGGTCGGCCTCTACGAGCCGAAGCATCCCTCGCCGTCGGGCGTCGCCCCCGCCTGACCCGCTGACCGGCGGATCGAGCGGACCTCCGCCCTTGCATCCCTGGTCTGACGTCGGTTGCCTTGGCACGGAAGTACAAGAAGTACGTTGACTCGGGTCGTCGCCTGAGCTATGCAGAACGTCCGATGCCGTCCCTCTCGTCGATACGCACATGAGCGCCATCTCGCCCCTCCAAGCGATCGAGCGCGCCGTGCAGGAACGGGCCAAGGAGGTGTCGCTCGACATGGGCTCGCCCGACGCCGCCCGCCGGCTGCGGACGCTGGTCGACGAGGAGGTCGCCCGCTGGTCGGACGACTTCAAGCGGGGCCTGCGCAGCTTCGACATCGCCGACCGCGAGTTGGTGGCCGAGCGGGCCTTCCGCAACGTGGCCGGATACGGGCCGTTGGAACCACTGCTCGAGGACGACGACGTCTGGGAGATCATGGTCAACGGGCCGGACGCCATCTTCGTCAAGCGCCACACCGGATCGAGCGGCTACCACGACGAGGTCTTTCACGACGACGACCACGTCGTGCGCACCCTCACCAAGATCCTCGACGACGCGTCCGGCTCGCATCGCAAGCTCGATCCCGCCGAAGGCCTCCAGGACGCCCAGCTCGACACGGGGGCGCGCATCCACATCGTCCACGGCGACGTCGGGCGGGACGGCCACGTGCTGGTCAACATCCGCAAGTTCACCGGAGTCG
The Acidimicrobiales bacterium DNA segment above includes these coding regions:
- a CDS encoding type II/IV secretion system ATPase subunit produces the protein MSAISPLQAIERAVQERAKEVSLDMGSPDAARRLRTLVDEEVARWSDDFKRGLRSFDIADRELVAERAFRNVAGYGPLEPLLEDDDVWEIMVNGPDAIFVKRHTGSSGYHDEVFHDDDHVVRTLTKILDDASGSHRKLDPAEGLQDAQLDTGARIHIVHGDVGRDGHVLVNIRKFTGVAFRSLGELVERDMLDDEVAAFLRACVRARLSMVVAGAPGSGKTTLLSCCAAELDPTLRIVIAEEVFEADIPLPNVASMQTRPPRTDRKEIDLRRLVAGFLRMAPDIAIVGEVCDREGLPRVCYRRCSPLTRANALRLAA